A segment of the Nitrospina gracilis 3/211 genome:
GGGTGTTGGTGATGCGGCTCCGGCGTCCCGACCTGCTTCCGGTCAAAACCTCACCGGTAATTGGTGAATGACATGGCGATGTCGAAATCCTTCGCCTTGAGCTCTGCGATCACTTCCTGCAGGTCGTCGCGGCTCTTGCCCGTCACGCGCACCTGATCGTCCATCACCTGTCCCTGCACCTTCACCTTGAGACCTTTGATGAACTTGACGATCTCCTTACCCTTGTCCTGCGGGATGCCCTGTTGCAGGACAACGTACTGGCGCACGGTGTCGCCTGCCGCCGCTTCCACCTTGCCGTAGTCGAGCGCCTTGATCGGCACCTTGCGCTTGATCAGCTTGCCCTGCAGGATGTCGACGACGGACTTCAGCTTGATCTCATCGTCGGAGACCAACACCAGCCGATTTTCTTTTTCTTCCAGCTCTACGTTGCTCTTGCTGTTTTTGAAATCGAACCGCTGGCGGATTTCCATCATCGCCTGGTTGACGGCGTTGCGCACTTCACTCAGGTCCACTTCGGACACAATATCAAACGAACAGGATTTGGCCATGTTGCTTGCTCCGTGATTTTGAATTGGGTTGAACAGGTTGCAGGCCGCAGGCAAGGAATGCGGCGGGGACGGGGTCAATGGATCTTCGTGTTCATGTAAAAACCGTAAACGAACATCGCGATGGTGACGAGCACAATGGAATCATCAATCAAAATCTGTTTCCAGGACGGGGAGTCATCGTGCAACAACCAGGGAACGATGACGAACATCACCGCCAGGAACCCCAGCGCCAGCATACCAATGATCGAGTACAAAAGGATCTTGGTGTTGGCATCGCTCATGCCCGTTTCTTCCTTTTCAGATTCCTTGCGAGAATCATTCATGATAAGGTATTTCCTCTTTTTTCATTGCGGTTGACCGGGTGCGTCCGGTTGCTGGAGTTCGTGGATGTCCAAGAACCATTATAGCGTAGGAGACCCCAAAGCCGAGGAGTTGATTGCCCAACTGCAGGAATTCTGCACCGATCCTTCCCTGCGCGACCTGTTCCGCGAAATGCTGACGACAGTGATCAAGGTCGGGATGGAACACCAGGACCGGGGCGATTACAAACTCATGAATACCACATTAAAGGAGTTGCGTCACGCCTTTCGCGTTTTCGAGGATTACCGCGATTCCCGCAAGGCGGTCATCTTCGGTTCCGCACGCACTTCCCACACAGACCCCAACTACCTGATGGCACGGGACTTCGCCGAACAACTGGCCGACCGGGGGATGATGATCATCACCGGAGCGGGCGGCGGCATCATGGAGGCGGCCAACGCCGGGGCCGGACCCGATCGCAGTTTCGGCATCAACATCGACCTG
Coding sequences within it:
- a CDS encoding YajQ family cyclic di-GMP-binding protein; protein product: MAKSCSFDIVSEVDLSEVRNAVNQAMMEIRQRFDFKNSKSNVELEEKENRLVLVSDDEIKLKSVVDILQGKLIKRKVPIKALDYGKVEAAAGDTVRQYVVLQQGIPQDKGKEIVKFIKGLKVKVQGQVMDDQVRVTGKSRDDLQEVIAELKAKDFDIAMSFTNYR